In Gordonia sp. SL306, the genomic window CCTGCCGTGACCGGCGAGAACGGCGCGCCGGTGCGTCGTTCGGCCGGCTCCGAATCCGCTCGGCTGCTGGCCGATTTCGTCGTCGAGGGAGCGCGAACACTCTGCTTCCAGCGCAGCCGACGCGGCGTGGAGCTGACCGCACGTCAAGCACGTCACCTGTTGTCGCAGACCGCACCGGAATTGGTCGATAAGGTCGCGGCGTATCGCGCGGGCTACCTCGCCGACGATCGCCGTCGCCTGGAGCAGGCGATCTCCGACGGAGACCTCATCGGGGTGGCGACCACCAACGCGCTCGAACTCGGCGTGGACATCAGTGGTCTCGACGCTGTCATCGTGGGCGGCTATCCCGGTACCGTCGCCTCCTTCTGGCAGCAGGCCGGACGCGCCGGCCGGCAACGCACCTCAGGGGATTCGCTGGTGGTGCTCGTCGCCCGCGACGATCCGCTGGACACCTACCTCGTGCACCACCCGGAGGCGCTGCTGGGTCGACCGGTCGAGGCGACCGTGACCGATCCGACGAATCCGTACATCGTCACTCCACACCTGTTGTGCGCGGCCGCCGAGCTACCGCTGCAGGACAGCGAGATCGAGGCATGGGGAGCCGCCGACGCGGTCGCGGGGCTGGCCGCCGACGGGATGCTGAAGCGCCGCAAGGCGGGCTGGTACGTGGCGCCCGGCGTCGAACCGCACGCCGACATCGACATCCGCGGAGGTATCGGCGGCCAGGTCCTGATCGTCGACACCACCACCTCCCAGTTGCTCGGCACCGTCGACTCGGGCCGCGCCATGTCGACCGTCCACCCCGGTGCATTGCACATCCATCAAGGCGAGTCCTACGTCGTCGACGAGCTCGACCTGACAGACGGTCTGGCCCTGGCACATCCGGAGGAACCGGACTGGACCACCTCCGCCCGCGAGACCACCGACGTGACGATCACCGACGTCGTGGCGCGCCGCACCTGTGGTCCGCTGACCGTCGCACTGGTGACCGTGGACGTGACCCATCAGGTGGTCGGCTACCTCCGCACCCTGTTGTCGGGCGAGGTCCTCGACGCGGTGGAACTCGACATGCCGCCGCAGACACTGAGTACCCGCGCGGTGATGTACACGCTCACACCGGAAGCGCTGGAGGAGGCCGGCGTGGCCGTCGGCCGGTTCCCCGGCGCACTGCATGCCGCCGAGCATGCCGCGATCGGGCTGCTCCCACTCGTCGCCTCCTGCGACCGGTGGGACATCGGCGGGCTGTCGACCAACCAGCACCCCGACACCGGTCTGCCCACCGTCTTCGTCTATGACGGCTACATGGGTGGTGCGGGCTTCGCCGATCGGGGATTCGCGGCGTTCGAGACGTGGATCGCCGCGACGCGCGACGCCGTGGCGAGTTGCCGGTGTGAGAGCGGGTGCCCGTCGTGTGTGCAGTCGCCCAAGTGCGGAAACGGCAACGACCCGCTCGACAAGGACGGCGCGATCACGGTGCTGACGCTGCTGAGTCGGCAATACTCGAGTGATGACTGACGACAGCACCGAACGTCGCCGCGAGCCCGCGCACGCCGTCGCGTCGTCACGGGCCGCGTACTTCTTGCTGGCCCGGCCGACCGAGCAGGCCGACGAATTGCCCGCCACCATCGGCGAGCGCGACGTGTTCTTCTCCGAGGACGAGGCGCTCGACGCGCTCGATCTCCACTACGCGTGGTGCGCCGCCCAGCACGGCGGACATCATTCCTCGGTCGTGGCTGGCGCACATTGGTATCTACAGAGTGCGATGGTCGGATCCCAGGTCACTGCTGGACTGGGCGAGGTCTTCCTGGCGTCCGGCGCCACCGATCCGGATCGACCGATGGCGGTCGCGGGTGGGTTCCTCACCGAAGGGGAGTTGATCCACTGGACCTCGTTCGTCCGCGCGGCGATGCGGTACATGGCCGTCCCGTCGACCACGATGTCCTTCGGACTCGTCTATCGCGGTGACGAATCGGTGGACTTCGGCCAGATCGGATTCGCACCCTCGCATTCGCGCCGCGTGTATCCGAAACGGATCGTGGTGCGCGAGGACGACATCTGACCGTCGGTCACCTGCCTCCCGCCCGGTAGGCCGTCACCACCGGCTCGAGCTCGGCGGGGGTGGCGCCGTGCATGATCAGCGCATCCGCGCCGTACTCGAACTCCTGCCGGATGCGGGCGGCACATTGATCCGGCGACCCCGTCGCCGACGGCTCAAGCCACTCGTCGGGAAGGAGCGTGGCGATGTGCTCGATCTGGTCGGCACTCGCCTTGTGATCGATCCCACCGGGAATCGACTGGACCACCGAGTCGTCCCGAAAGCGCTGCAGCACGGCCGGATCCCAATCGTTGGTCTTCACCAGCAGGTCGCCGTAGCCCTGAAGATACGTGGCCAGGCGAGCCACCGTCTTCTTCATCCGCAGCTCTTCGGGCAGGTGATCCCCGACGGTCGCGAAGCAGGACCAGACACGCACGCTGTCCGGATCGCGGCCCGCCTCCTCGGCGGCCTGCTTGACCGTTCTCACACTGCGCTGCAACGTCTCCGGGGTGAAGTACGTGTGCAGGACGACATCGTCGAACTCGCGCCCGCCGAGGGCCAGGGTCTGTGGGCCGAAGGCCACGACGGCCAGCCGGATGTCCTCGTCGAAGTCCGGGTCCAGAAACAGCAGGTCGTACTTCCCGATGGGGCCGTCGTGGCCGAAGATCAACTCGCCGTGCCACAGTCGCCGCATCACCTGGGCGAAATCCTCCATCTGCGCCGTGGTCACGGCAGGCACGCCGAACGCCTTGTACATCGCGGCGATCCCACGACCGAGCCCGAGAGTGAAGCGCCCGCCGGAGAGTCGATGCATCGTCGTCGCCCACGACGCGGTGATCAAAGGATGTCGGGTGTTGTGATTGGTTGCCGCCGTGGCGATCTGCATGCGCTCACTCACCGCGCACGCGGCGCCCGTCAACGACGACGCCTCTTTGACGTTCCAGCGCTCGGAGATGAATGCGGTACCCAGCCCCAGCGCCTCTCCCGCACGGGTCTCGTCCATCAGCGTGGCCGGCCCCTCCCCGCCTGCGCCGGCCAGCAGGTAGTAGCCCAGTTCATCCAGTGCACGTGGATCGCTCACGCCCCACACCCCTCCGATGCCGTTCTCGACACTGAACACAAGTTAGTTGTCGAGCGTCTAATATGCAATGGTGCCGTCACCCACCCGAGGAATGAGTCAACCCCAACGCGTGGAGGTCTCGAACCGTCGGATGGTCGAGGCCGCGGCGGAGCTCATCGTCGAAAAGGGCTGGGAGGCGACCACAGCCGCAGAGATCGGTAGGCGCGCCGGGTACAGCCGGGCGATGGTGCATGCGCGCTTCGGGAGCAAGGAGGCGATCCTCGACGCCTTCTTCGAGCACGATTACGTCCGCCGCCTCACACCGGACGTCGACCCCGAGGACACCGGACTCGACCAGGCCGTCTCACATGTCACGCACGTGCAGCAGCTGTACGCCGAAGACCCCGACTTCCTGCGCGCGATGTTCGTCGCGACCTTCGAGGCCGTCAAGGAAACCTCGGCACTGCGCGATCGTGTGCGGCACAACATTGACCAGGGTCGAGCCAAGATCATCGCCGGATTGGCGAAGGGGCTTCGCGACGGTTCGGTACGCGCCGACATCGACCTCGACCGCGCCACCAACGACATCGGTTCTGCGGTGTTCGGTCTGAGCTACCAGTGGATCGTGTCGCCCGAGCTCTACGATCTCCCGACCGAACTGACCCACCTCGCCGAGCGCTTCCGGGCGACGTACGGCACCGCGACGCGGTAGCGCACGGGGACCCGGAGGAGGCGCAACCTACCGGGCAGTAATATGACGGCAACAGCCCTTCTCACCGAAGCGAGCCCATGGCCGACTCCGCCCGCCAGCTGCATGGACGTACCGAGCTCGTGTCCGCGCTCGGCGCCTTTGTCACGGCGCGATCCGGCGGGTCGGCGCTCATCCTCGGGGAGCCCGGATCGGGCAAGAGCAGCCTCGTGCGCGCGGCCGAATCGATGGCGATCGACGCCGGGGTCACCGTCGTACGGGTCACCGCCGACCACCGGGCGGGACCATATCCCGCACTGGACTCCGTGGTGGCCGCCGTCGACGACACCCTCCTCGCGCTCGACGACCGCCGTCGACATCTCCTGCAGGTCGCGCTGGGTCGTGTTCCCGGTACGCCGCCCTCGCGACTGGTTCTCTCGGCCACCGTTCTCGACCTCATTCGACGGCGGGCGCACCGCGACGTCCTGCTCCTCACCCTCGACGACGCGCATCGCATCGACCGTGCCAGCGTCGAGATCCTGGCCTCCGTCGCGCGCCGGCTGCGCGCGGCGCCGGTGGCGATCCTGGTGGCCGCACCTCCGGGCGAGGCCGTGTTCGCCGAACGTTCCGTCGATCACTCGTGGCACCTCGACCCGCTACGCCCCGCGGACGCGCACCGCCTGCTGCGCGACCGGCTGCCGATGTTGCCCGACACGGTGCGCGCACACGTGGTCGACACCGTCCCGGGCAACCCACGAATGCTCATCGAGCAGGGATCGGCCGAACTCTCGCGCCGTGCCGTGTCCGTCGACCGC contains:
- a CDS encoding DEAD/DEAH box helicase, coding for MQNLTFGSELLRQSTAGTDAMTSCLTHMSVIDSRTATFARWPEWVPPELVTAFIDSGIDEPWTHQVSAADLAYHGNHVALCTGTASGKSMAYQLPILTTLSKDPNSTALYLSPTKALGADQIRSVSSLLAGHREFTHLQPCAYDGDTDVEIRQWARAHSRWIFTNPDMLHIGILSGHARWRHFFRHLRYIVIDECHHYRGVFGSNTALVLRRLLRIARSAGGNPVVIGTSATMAEPAEALTRLIGEPATAVTEDGSPRGERTVALWEPDFLPAVTGENGAPVRRSAGSESARLLADFVVEGARTLCFQRSRRGVELTARQARHLLSQTAPELVDKVAAYRAGYLADDRRRLEQAISDGDLIGVATTNALELGVDISGLDAVIVGGYPGTVASFWQQAGRAGRQRTSGDSLVVLVARDDPLDTYLVHHPEALLGRPVEATVTDPTNPYIVTPHLLCAAAELPLQDSEIEAWGAADAVAGLAADGMLKRRKAGWYVAPGVEPHADIDIRGGIGGQVLIVDTTTSQLLGTVDSGRAMSTVHPGALHIHQGESYVVDELDLTDGLALAHPEEPDWTTSARETTDVTITDVVARRTCGPLTVALVTVDVTHQVVGYLRTLLSGEVLDAVELDMPPQTLSTRAVMYTLTPEALEEAGVAVGRFPGALHAAEHAAIGLLPLVASCDRWDIGGLSTNQHPDTGLPTVFVYDGYMGGAGFADRGFAAFETWIAATRDAVASCRCESGCPSCVQSPKCGNGNDPLDKDGAITVLTLLSRQYSSDD
- a CDS encoding TIGR03857 family LLM class F420-dependent oxidoreductase, whose translation is MSDPRALDELGYYLLAGAGGEGPATLMDETRAGEALGLGTAFISERWNVKEASSLTGAACAVSERMQIATAATNHNTRHPLITASWATTMHRLSGGRFTLGLGRGIAAMYKAFGVPAVTTAQMEDFAQVMRRLWHGELIFGHDGPIGKYDLLFLDPDFDEDIRLAVVAFGPQTLALGGREFDDVVLHTYFTPETLQRSVRTVKQAAEEAGRDPDSVRVWSCFATVGDHLPEELRMKKTVARLATYLQGYGDLLVKTNDWDPAVLQRFRDDSVVQSIPGGIDHKASADQIEHIATLLPDEWLEPSATGSPDQCAARIRQEFEYGADALIMHGATPAELEPVVTAYRAGGR
- a CDS encoding TetR/AcrR family transcriptional regulator; translation: MSQPQRVEVSNRRMVEAAAELIVEKGWEATTAAEIGRRAGYSRAMVHARFGSKEAILDAFFEHDYVRRLTPDVDPEDTGLDQAVSHVTHVQQLYAEDPDFLRAMFVATFEAVKETSALRDRVRHNIDQGRAKIIAGLAKGLRDGSVRADIDLDRATNDIGSAVFGLSYQWIVSPELYDLPTELTHLAERFRATYGTATR